The proteins below are encoded in one region of Flavobacterium sp. IMCC34852:
- a CDS encoding porin family protein has translation MKKTIYTLLLVAFLTGNGFAQSKLKVGFNGGLTYSSFRGNPQIETLDAGVDFLVGVSFEYQLKDRLSLVANINYDRKTATDNPYLEIIENPDDPGFYGRVKIKFQNQFISLPILVKYKFGTNDSFYVNGGPFLSYMFKSELSNDYDNVTSDETDNYKTLDFGLTIGLGKTFKLKNGNGISVEIRENLGLSDISDVPIVGDGSIKTNSLNLICNYSFDLK, from the coding sequence ATGAAAAAAACAATTTATACTTTATTGCTAGTCGCTTTTTTGACTGGAAACGGTTTTGCGCAAAGCAAATTAAAAGTTGGTTTTAACGGAGGCTTGACTTATTCAAGTTTTCGTGGTAATCCTCAAATAGAAACCTTAGATGCCGGTGTAGATTTTTTGGTTGGTGTTTCATTTGAATATCAATTAAAAGACAGATTGTCACTAGTAGCCAATATCAACTACGATAGAAAAACAGCAACTGATAACCCTTATTTGGAAATCATTGAAAACCCGGATGATCCCGGATTTTACGGCAGAGTGAAAATCAAATTTCAAAACCAATTTATATCACTTCCAATTCTTGTCAAATATAAATTTGGCACTAATGACAGTTTTTATGTAAATGGCGGCCCTTTTTTGAGTTATATGTTCAAATCAGAACTTTCTAATGATTATGATAACGTGACTTCTGATGAAACCGATAATTATAAAACCCTTGATTTTGGTTTGACAATCGGTTTGGGAAAAACATTCAAACTCAAAAACGGCAATGGTATTTCAGTTGAAATTCGAGAGAATTTGGGTCTAAGTGATATCAGTGATGTTCCAATCGTTGGTGACGGTTCCATTAAAACCAATTCACTCAACCTAATTTGCAATTATTCTTTTGATTTAAAATAA